The Naumovozyma dairenensis CBS 421 chromosome 3, complete genome genome has a window encoding:
- the NDAI0C00400 gene encoding L-methionine (R)-S-oxide reductase (similar to Saccharomyces cerevisiae YKL069W; ancestral locus Anc_2.614), whose amino-acid sequence MGDNQHHANYSIFSPESSREETLEFLLVSYESLAKEQTNWVCNLANAASLIWHAYKALQVNVNWAGFYVTDKTKQNELILGPFQGKPACQTIIFGKGVCGTAASTQRTQLIPDVNKFPGHIACDGETKSEIVVPILDLQTAETLAVIDLDCLDFEGFNEIDQKYLEKLAILISKTCKF is encoded by the coding sequence atgggAGACAACCAACATCATGCCAACTATTCTATATTTTCACCAGAAAGTAGTAGAGAAGAAACTTTGGAGTTCTTATTGGTGTCATACGAGTCATTGGCTAAAGAACAAACCAATTGGGTCTGTAATTTAGCCAATGCTGCATCCTTAATATGGCATGCTTATAAAGCGTTGCAGGTCAATGTTAACTGGGCGGGTTTTTACGTTACAGATAAAACGAAGCAAAATGAACTGATATTAGGTCCATTTCAAGGGAAACCAGCATGTCAAACAATCATATTTGGTAAAGGTGTATGTGGTACTGCTGCATCTACTCAAAGGACTCAATTAATCCCAGATGTGAATAAATTCCCAGGACATATTGCTTGTGACGGGGAGACGAAAAGTGAAATAGTTGTACCAATACTTGATCTACAAACAGCAGAAACTTTGGCTGTTATTGATTTAGATTGTTTGGATTTCGAAGGattcaatgaaattgatcaaaaatatttagaaaaattagcAATTTTAATTAGTAAAACATGtaaattttaa
- the ERB1 gene encoding ribosome biogenesis protein ERB1 (similar to Saccharomyces cerevisiae ERB1 (YMR049C); ancestral locus Anc_2.613) — protein sequence MTKGTNLVKGGKKILSKKRTSEEVEAETNVNVNKDEFKVDGLLDGASDSESDNEDAEDDEAFESAVEERESESSDIEGQEIEQEQKQNHVQDEMSDSEDELNKLFAQEAEGNDDEEEYNTSDFDDTDDTKSLVDKLSGIQLKTIADPNIYTKYIDGTPRIIKPEINPVYDSDDSDVETKNTIGNIPLSAYDEMPHIGYDINGKRIMRPAKGSALDQLLDTIELPEGWTGLLDQDSGAGLNLTEEELELISKIGRNEQTDDQTNPYEPYVDWFTRHEEVMPLTAIPEPKRRFIPSKNEAKRIMKIVRAIREGRIIPPKQLKEIREKEKLENEYKYDLWGDSEETNDHVMNLRAPKLLPPTNEESYNPPEEYLLTEEEKKEWENTEFSEREKNFIPQKYGSLRKVPGYGENIRERFERSLDLYLAPRVRKNVLNIDPESLIPELPSPKDLRPFPIRCSTIYAGHQGKIRTLSIDPSGLWLATGSDDGTVRVWEILTGREVYNVTLIEDTEENTDDHIECIEWNPDKETGILAVSVGEHIHLIVPPIFGFDIENKGKSKIEHGFGFDTFGSIKKSNLEVNGSDDDENAANGENIAAVKKQVAQWNKPTQKQLEKDICITITCRKTVKRLSWHRKGDYFVTVQPDSGSTSVLIHQVSKHLTQSPFKKSKGIIMDAKFHPFKPQLFVCSQRYIRIYDLSQQTLVKKLLPGARWLSKIDIHPRGDNLIASSFDKRVLWHDLDLASTPYKTLRYHDKAVRSVNFHKKLPLFSSVADDGNIHIFHATVYDDMMKNPMIVPLKKLSGHKIKNNLGVLDAIWHPKEAWLFSSGADNTARLWTT from the coding sequence ATGACTAAGGGAACAAATCTAGTAAAGGGAGGGAAAAAAATTCTCTCCAAGAAAAGAACATCCGAAGAGGTTGAGGCAGAAACCAATGTCAATGTCAATAAAGACGAATTTAAAGTAGATGGTCTTCTTGATGGTGCAAGTGACAGTGAAAGTGATAACGAAGATGCAGAAGACGATGAAGCCTTTGAATCAGCCGTTGAAGAGAGAGAATCTGAGTCCTCCGATATTGAAGGTCAAGAAATAGAACAGGAACAGAAACAAAACCATGTGCAAGATGAAATGTCTGAttctgaagatgaattgaataaattattcGCCCAAGAAGCTGAAGGAaacgatgatgaagaagaatataatacatCTGATTTTGATGATACAGACGATACGAAGTCCCTCGTTGACAAATTATCAGGTATCCAATTAAAAACAATCGCCGACCCAAATATCTACACCAAATATATAGATGGTACACCAAGAATTATCAAACCAGAAATTAATCCAGTATATGATAGTGATGATAGTGATGTCGAAACGAAAAACACAATTGGTAATATCCCATTATCTGCCTATGATGAAATGCCACATATCGGTTATGACATCAACGGTAAGAGAATCATGAGACCAGCTAAGGGGTCTGCATTAGatcaattattagataCTATAGAATTACCGGAAGGTTGGACTGGGTTATTGGATCAAGACTCTGGTGCTGGTTTGAATTTGactgaagaagaactaGAGTTGATTTCCAAGATTGGTAGAAATGAACAAACTGATGACCAAACTAATCCATATGAACCATATGTAGATTGGTTTACAAGACATGAAGAAGTCATGCCTCTAACTGCTATTCCGGAACCAAAAAGACGTTTTATTCCTTCCAAGAATGAAGCAAAgagaataatgaaaattgtTAGAGCCATTAGAGAAGGTCGTATTATCCCAccaaaacaattaaaagagATAcgagaaaaggaaaaacttgaaaatgaatataagTACGATTTATGGGGTGATTcagaagaaacaaatgaCCATGTCATGAATTTAAGAGCaccaaaattattaccacCAACTAATGAAGAAAGTTATAATCCTCCAGAAGAATATCTTTTGAccgaagaagaaaagaaagaatggGAAAATACTGAGTTTAGTGAAAGagagaaaaatttcattccACAGAAATATGGTTCTTTAAGAAAAGTTCCAGGTTATGGAGAAAATATTAGAGAAAGGTTCGAAAGATCCTTAGATTTATATTTGGCTCCACGTGTACGTAAAAATGTATTAAACATTGACCCCGAATCCTTAATCCCTGAACTGCCATCACCAAAGGATCTAAGACCTTTCCCAATTCGTTGTTCTACGATATATGCTGGCCATCAAGGTAAGATTCGTACATTATCTATTGATCCATCAGGGCTATGGTTAGCAACAGGTTCAGACGATGGTACTGTAAGAGTATGGGAAATCTTAACAGGTAGAGAAGTCTATAATGTGAcattaattgaagataCGGAAGAAAATACTGATGATCATATTGAATGTATTGAATGGAACCCAGATAAGGAAACTGGTATCTTGGCTGTATCTGTTGGTGAAcatattcatttaattgtCCCACCAATCTTTGGTTTTGATATCGAAAATAAAGGGAAAAGTAAGATTGAACATGGGTTTGGTTTTGACACTTTTGGATctattaagaaatcaaacCTTGAAGTGAATGGAAgcgatgatgatgaaaatgctGCAAATGGTGAAAATATTGCTGCTGTTAAGAAACAAGTTGCACAATGGAATAAACCAACTCAAAAGCAATTGGAAAAAGATATATGTATTACTATTACCTGTAGAAAAACTGTTAAACGTCTGTCATGGCATAGAAAGGGTGATTATTTCGTCACTGTACAACCAGATTCTGGTAGTACATCAGTCCTAATCCATCAAGTCTCAAAACATTTAACTCAATCCCCATTTAAGAAATCTAAAGGTATTATAATGGATGCCAAATTCCATCCATTCAAACCACAATTATTCGTTTGTTCCCAAAGATATATTAGAATCTACGATTTATCACAACAAACTTTAGTGAAAAAACTTTTACCTGGTGCTCGTTGGTTATCTAAGATTGATATTCATCCAAGAGGTGATAATTTAATTGCATCTTCATTTGATAAAAGAGTATTATGGCATGATCTGGATTTGGCAAGTACTCCATATAAGACCCTAAGATATCATGATAAGGCAGTAAGGAGTGTAAATTTCCATAAgaaattaccattatttaGTTCGGTGGCAGATGATGGGAACATTCATATCTTCCATGCTACTGTATATGATGatatgatgaagaatcCAATGATTGTcccattgaagaaattgagCGGCCATAAAATTAAGAATAACTTAGGTGTTTTAGATGCTATTTGGCATCCAAAGGAAGCTTGGTTGTTTTCTTCTGGGGCTGATAATACAGCACGTTTATGGACCACATAA
- the STB6 gene encoding Stb6p (similar to Saccharomyces cerevisiae STB6 (YKL072W) and STB2 (YMR053C); ancestral locus Anc_2.616), with translation MTTDSPELNHYTTTERSESHSSSKKLELQPTVPLVSFIFPDMRALHRLNIQSSENPPYEVVKIHGFEIYIVEQWTAERSFSTVITSYTGNSQDEITAVRILLPENPEFWPGNFKKYYQELISISQPKIIKNSTLFITNLSVVPSSLYLIHVECGDIREVWENFKVNFNLKRLHCGGRQGLLLNGVSTAALEKFSQLYKIPIKTQNTGSKQRQQQQPNDLQAGIGEDHGLQEGKPAKVSSDVFCAKKHTSPVVELITIIQLSLSYFGLFNFKIHKSGLLCEETKRAIDRWWEIYGKTYMGIAKPRNETTMGPTTVTSIISLVLSCYFKLMVEDCISAKDPFQETEMYSGIYTFQKKNGLAKHHKLLYFDPETLESLFEISAKSSNTDIFKFKRVVKSRVQDMAGKGNFMQLSNDILTSDLDVLVNNIHGGALGLLWKGKGKCVRDLNNGWKKKRFTELDFNHGNLDEVLKKQELYLDKLKIDETILRKQSPEKFKSSDLSPDDPLFQSKNEHDGSGKELQGLKSQNGSNSLLSISSMFCNYDRSKYLRSHDTNVQYQAEFYRRKSYPFINDQTEIAAYQDSIGEYRLNLHRSNSLSEASTAIEIWDLPFDSSVVKMARDLLKVKVRLHKQEQQKTRDKIVNLCDGENAGIEDEKFSSSLHQLHLEFTSCSKKADKFNETQSKLENKHNYLLKEMQELNSLTSKLKYNVRLLNTRMRDVQDSVNEFDNKLNVYRKLLLKQGPNMTLAIETVDNDIEFDKCLRNLIHAEKTKYGGICLRVLRKDFLNQLSKNLFSWSEWLYHKFFYKTEFAEAPTSELYN, from the coding sequence gaaatatatatagtgGAGCAATGGACAGCAGAAAGGAGTTTTTCCACTGTAATCACTTCATATACAGGTAATTCACAAGATGAAATCACCGCAGTCAGGATTCTATTACCTGAGAATCCGGAATTCTGGCCAggaaatttcaagaaatattatcaagaatTGATCTCCATATCACAAcctaaaataataaagaatagTACCTTATTTATAACCAATTTATCAGTGGTTCCATCATCTTTATACCTGATACACGTAGAATGTGGGGATATTAGAGAAGTATGGGAAAATTTTAAAGTCAACTTCAATCTCAAAAGATTACACTGTGGTGGTCGTCAaggtttattattaaatggtGTCTCCACAGCTGCTCTAGAGAAGTTTTCACAACTGTATAAAATTCCTATAAAAACCCAAAACACGGGTTCAAAGCAACGccagcaacaacaaccaaaTGATCTTCAAGCCGGAATTGGCGAGGATCACGGTCTACAAGAGGGGAAACCAGCAAAGGTTTCCAGTGATGTCTTCTGTGCGAAAAAGCATACCTCTCCAGTTGTAGAACTAATTACCATTATTCAACTATCTTTAAGTTATTTTGGGTTATTTAACTTTAAAATTCATAAGAGTGGTCTTTTATGCGAAGAAACGAAAAGAGCCATCGATAGATGGTGGGAAATATATGGTAAAACATATATGGGTATAGCAAAACCAAGAAATGAAACTACTATGGGTCCGACTACTGTGACCTCCATCATTAGTCTTGTTTTGAGTTGTTATTTTAAATTGATGGTAGAAGATTGTATTTCTGCTAAGGATCCATTCCAAGAAACTGAAATGTATTCCGGGATATATACTTTCCAAAAGAAGAACGGTCTAGCTAAACATCATAAATTACTTTATTTCGACCCAGAAACTTTAGAAagtttatttgaaatatcgGCTAAAAGTTCAAATACAGATATCTTTAAGTTTAAAAGAGTTGTTAAATCAAGAGTGCAAGATATGGCAGGAAAAGGCAATTTCATGcaattatcaaatgatatCCTAACATCAGACCTAGATGTACttgttaataatatccACGGAGGTGCTCTCGGATTACTTTGGAAGGGTAAAGGGAAATGTGTTCGAGATTTGAATAATGGgtggaagaagaaaagattcACCGAATTAGACTTTAATCATGGTAATCTAGATGAAGTGTTGAAAAAGCAAGAATTATATTTGGACAAATTGAAGATAGATGAAACAATATTGAGAAAGCAATCGCCAGagaaatttaaatcttcCGATCTGTCTCCAGATGATCCTCTTTTCCAAAGCAAAAACGAACATGATGGTAGTGGGAAAGAACTGCAAGGTTTAAAATCCCAAAATGGatcaaattctttattatccATCTCCTCTATGTTTTGTAACTATGATCGATCGAAATATCTTAGAAGCCACGATACTAATGTTCAATATCAAGCTGAGTTCTATAGAAGAAAATCGTACCCTTTTATCAATGATCAAACTGAGATTGCAGCTTATCAAGATTCCATTGGTGAATATAGGTTGAATTTACATAGATCTAACTCTTTATCAGAAGCATCTACTGCCATCGAAATTTGGGATCTACCGTTTGATTCTTCTGTAGTCAAGATGGCAAGAGATCTTCTGAAGGTCAAAGTTCGTCTTCATAAACAAGAGCAACAGAAGACGAGGGATAAAATTGTGAATTTATGTGATGGGGAAAATGCTGgtattgaagatgaaaaattcagTTCATCACTTCATCAGCTACATTTAGAATTTACTAGTTGTTCCAAGAAGGCagataaattcaatgaaacGCAATCCAAActtgaaaataaacataatTATCTTCTAAAGGAAATGCAAGAATTAAATTCACTAActtcaaaattgaaatataatgttCGACTGTTGAATACTCGTATGAGGGATGTACAAGATAGTGTTAATGAGTTTGACAACAAGCTGAATGTCTATaggaaattattattaaaacaAGGTCCAAACATGACCCTTGCCATAGAAACGGTTGACAATGATATTGAGTTCGATAAGTGCCTAAGAAACTTGATACACGctgaaaaaacaaaatatggCGGTATCTGCTTAAGAGTGTTGCGTAAAGattttctaaatcaatTAAGCAAGAATCTGTTCAGTTGGAGTGAGTGGCTTTAtcacaaatttttttataaaacgGAGTTTGCAGAAGCTCCAACCTCTGAATTATACAATTAA